Within the Bacillus solimangrovi genome, the region CATCAGTTTATTTTTGCTTCGAAGATCTTCTCTTCTAATTTGCTCGATTGCTTGCATGAGATGCCTCCTTTAGATAAATTTGGTTATGAACAACTATTCATTATACTATATGACTCTTTATGTTTAAAATCCTTTTTTTATAGCAAAATATTTTATTATTCTTAATATTTCGCAACCACATCTGTAAATAGGTACATATCCACACCCTTCGATTGTTCGGTCATATAATGGTTTAAAAAGGAGGTAACACAATGGGCCAACTATATGCGATTATACAGTTTGATCGAAATAAACCAAAAGACGATCCAATTCGAGAAATATTCGAAGAGTTAGAACCAGAAACAGAAGTACAACTTGAAACAGAAGATAAAACATTTTATGAAGCGAAGTTTCAGGAGTTTGATACTGAAAATGAAGAAGCAAAATTACTCGTTGATCAGTTTTATGTTGATGGCGGTGAGGAAGTCAATATTCCTGTTTCAATGGTTGTGAAGGTGAAAGGGCCAGACGTTCAAGAAGATGATTCTGAAGATGAAGTGGAGTAAGGGTTATTATTCTTAATAAAGTAGGAAGAAGTACGTAACAGTCTTCTTCCTTCATGTATCTTATTAATGAGTGAACGAACAATGTGAAATACAGACATATGAGAAGCTTCTATCCATTGAAATGAAATCAATTTGGATAGAAGCTTCTTTTAATAATACTGAATTGAAACGGAACATTAAACAGTGAACGTTTACATGTTATTTAAGTAATGGACTTTATTTATAATGTCAAGATAATCCTTCGGTGTTGCAATATCATAGCGTTTACCAGATAGAATCTTGCCGTAACATTTCTCGTTAATGAGTAGTTTTCGAATTGCATCGGTTAATTGAATCTCCTGACCAGCTACGTATTGTAAGTCATTCAGGTGTGAGAAGATGGCTGGAGTAAATATATATCGTCCGACGGCAGCTAAGTTTGATGGTGGGTTTTTCTTAGGTTTTTCAATGATATCTTTCATTTTATAAATGCCACTTTTTGTTTCTTTTCCTTTTATCACTCCATATTGATGGAGCATGTTTTGTTCAATTTCCTTCAGCCCGATTACAGATGATTGCTTTTTTTTGTACACGTCAATTAATTCGCATAATCCATGCTTTCCTTTTGACATGATAATGTCGTCGGGAAGCAGGACAGCGAATGGTTCATTGTTGATAAAACGTTCACCTATCCGTATCGCATCTCCTAAACCTCTTGCATATGGTTGACGAGTGAAATAAAGTTGCTGCTTCGGTATTTGCATCTTGGATAATAAATGTTCTTTGTTGTTTCGTTCTAGGAAGGCTTCAAGTTCTAACGATTCATCAAAATAATCGACAATTAAGTTTTTTGAGCGGGAAACAACGAGCAAGATGTCTTCTATTCCAGATTCGAGTGCTTCTTCAATCACGTATTGAATAGCTGGCTTCACACCGATGGGGAACATTTCCTTCGGGAGGACCTTGGTAATCGGGAGGTTTCTTGTACCATATCCTGCTGCTGGTATAATCGCTTTCTTTATCACATAATTTCCCTCCGCTTTTTCATAGTTTTATAACGATATAATGACTCCTGCTGAGTGATATTTAGCAGGAGAATGGGTATGTTACTGATTGGAATATTATCAATTGGAGTGTAGAGAATTTCCCATTGATTGAAGTTTGAATATATATAGACATACTATTCGTTAGAGAATGTATAAGTAAGTTGTCCATCTGAAATAGGGCGTTGCTTCACGAATTGGGCAGTGATGATCGTCACATATAGATTGGCATATTGATAGATTATAGGAGGGATTATTTTGTATGGTTAGAAAGGAGTCAAACGTATGAAAATTTGTATTATCGGCACAGGTTATGTTGGTTTATCAACAGCAGCTGTACTTGCTGATCTCGGCCATCATATTACATGTTTAGATGTTAATAAAGAGAAAATTCGTTCATTACAAAGTGGGAATGTTCCGTTTTTTGAACCGAATCTAGAAGAACTTATTCAAGCGAATGAAGAGCAACTCATTTTTACTCTTGATGCGAAACAAGCAATAACAAGTGCAAATGTTATTTTTGTAACCGTTGGAACACCATCGTTACCTGATGGTAGTGCGAACTTAACTTATTTATATGATGTACTTGACACAGTATCTCAATTTATCACATCATACAAAACAATTGTGATCAAAAGTACGGTTCCAATTGGCACGACCGAGCAGTGTAGCGAGAGGTTGTTAGACAATGGGGTTAAGGTTGAGCTCTTTTCAATCGTGTCCAATCCAGAATTTTTGCGTGAAGGTTCAGCTGTGTACGATATGCAAAAGCCAGATCGTATCGTTGTAGGTGTTCAGAACAATGATAAGCTTTCACTGCATGTGATGAAATCCATTTATGAAAAGATCGAAGCACCATATGTCGTAACAAGCTTGAATGGAGCAGAAATGATTAAGTATGCTTCTAATTCATTTCTTGCAACGAAAATATCCTTCATCAATGAAATTGCGAAAATATGCGATCAATATGATGTTGATGTAACCGAAGTGTCACGAGGAATCGGAATTGATCATCGAATTGGACCTTACTTTTTACAAGCGGGTATCGGTTATGGCGGCTCTTGTTTTCCGAAGGACGTTAGAGCACTGGAATATTGTGCGAAGCAAAAACGTGTCATACCAACCTTACTTTCTGCGGTACAACAAATTAATGCAACACAAGTTCTTTATTTTATTGAGAAAGTTGAACAGCACGTACCAGAAGGAAGTCAAATAACGATACTAGGTGGGGCGTTCAAACCGAACACAGATGATATACGTTATTCACCAGCTATTACGATCATTCGTGCATTAGAACAAAAAGGGTATAAAGTAAGGATGGCTGATCCGAAAGCACATTTGCCAAAAGAATTAAAACGCGTGCAACAGTATGATGATCCTTATGAGGCAATTGAAGGAGCTGATGGTGTCATCATTGCAACAGAATGGGATGAATATAAGCAGTTAGATTTTGCGAAGGTAAGTGAACGGATGAAAGGCAATGTGATTTTTGATGGGAGGAACTGTTTAGATCGGAATACGGTTACTGCAAATGGATTAACGTATATAGGAGTTGGTCGATCATGAAGATATTCGTTACAGGTGCAGCAGGATTTATCGGTTCGCACTTATGTGAGAAACTACTTGAAAATGAAGCACATTCTGTTACAGGTATCGATCATCTAATCGGACCCACCTCTGTTCCATTGAAGCATTATAATGTAAAAGGACTCAATAGCCATCCTCGTTTTCGATTAATTGAAGATGATCTATTATCGGTTGATTTACATGCTTTACTTAAAGACGTTGATGTAATTTATCATTTAGCTGGAATCCCAGGTGTAAGAAGTAGCTGGGGAACAGATTTCGACCCATATGTGGCAAATAATATTATCGCAACTCAAAGGTTACTTGAAACGGTAAAAGATTTGCCGATTAAGAAATTCATCTATACGTCTACATCATCGATCTATGGACAGAAGAGTGGAAAAGTGAGTGAGGATATGTTGCCTGAACCGTTATCTCCATATGGTGTGACGAAGCTTGCGGGAGAGCATCTCTGTCGCTTATATGCACAAAGTAACGATATACCTGTCGTTGTATTACGACTGTTCACGGTTTATGGGCCAAGACAACGTCCAGATATGGCATTTCATAAGTTTATACGCCAGCTGCTCACAAACCAACCGATTACAGTGTTTGGTGATGGGTTACAATCACGAGACTTTACGTATATTGGTGATTGTGTGAAGGGGATTGCATCGATCATGGACAATGATGATGCAATTGGGAGAACGTTCAATATCGGTGGAAAAGAACGGGCAACGATTAATGAAATGATTGCATTACTAGAACAGTTGACAGGGGAGAAGGCGATCATTCATCAAGAGGATGCACTTCCGGGTGAGCCGAAGCATACGTATGCAAACATTTCACAAGCAGAAACGATTCTAAATTATCACCCAACAATTTCTCTGAAAGAAGGGTTAGTTGAAGAGGTAGCGTATATTCGTAACATCTTGAAGGACGTATTACGATGAATATTGCGTTCGTTTGTACAGAGAAATTACCTTGTCCATCTGTTAAGGGTGGTGCAATTCAAATTATGATTGATGGCATTACGCCGATGTTAAAGCAACGATTTTCAATAACGATCTATTCAATTGAAGATGCTTCTCTTCCAACTAGCAATCAGGAAGACGGTGTCCAATATATTCGTTTTCCGAAAGAAGCGTATTATGAAAATGTGGCGAACCACATAGGGGAAGAGTCATATGATCTGATTCATGTCTTCAATCGTCCAAAAGTCGTACCATTGATTCATGAGGCATCCCAAAATAGCTGCATCGTGTTAAGCATTCATAACGATATGTTTTCTCAAATAAAAATGTCATCGGAAGAAGCGCGTGAAGCAATTCGAATTGCGACGAAAATTACGACAGTTAGTGAATACATTAAACGAGCAATTATTGAACGTTATCCAGAAGCACTAGAGAAAACACAGGTGCTCTATTCAGGTGTTGATTTTGAGAAATATCCTTCTCGTTGGTCAAATAAAGGAACACAAATCCGCTCCGAAAAAAGGTCTGAGTTAATGATCGACGATAAGAAGGTTATTCTTTTTATTGGTCGCTTAAGTAAGACGAAAGGACCTGACGTGTTAATAAAAGCAATGAAACATGTCATCGAAGAGCATGATGATGCGGTGTTAGTTATTGTTGGTGGAAAATGGTTCAGTGATGATGGAATGAACGATTATGTGCGAGTATTGTATGAGTTAGCAGAACCGATAAAGGAAAACGTAATGTTTACAAGTTACATCGCTTCAGAAGAGATTCCATCTGTCTGGCTTGCTGGTGATGTATTCGTGTGTAGCTCACAATGGCATGAACCGCTTGCACGTGTTCATTATGAAGCGATGGCAGCGGGCATTCCGATCATTACGACAAATCGAGGTGGCAATGCTGAAGTCATGATTGATGGATTTAACGGTTTTGTCATTGATGACTATGATGAGCCTAATAGCTATGCGAGTTGTTTGAATCCATTGTTACATGATCCGCATTTATGTGAAGAAGTAGGGCGAAACGGGCGAACGTTTGCGATGCTAAACTACCGATTCACACACACAGCTAACCGACTTGGGGCAATTTATGAGGAAGCGTTGTGTGTAAGGAATCAATAAGGAGTTATGCACACTTATAAGGGGTGTTTCGAAGCATAAAATTACTTCGAAACACCCCTTGTATACGAAATATGACAGCCGTACTTATAAAATGTAGTGGTTCCATTTCTACATAAACCACTTTATGCTTGCTTCATTAAATTGTTCAATCCATACCAACTGTTGGACTTCTTCGCTCAAATAAGATCGTATCACGCCACATGCCATCCATCTTACCAATACGCTCTCGTCTTCCAACCTCACGAAATCCATTCTTAATGTGTAAGTGAATACTTCCTTTATTTTCGGGGAAGATTCCAGATTGTAACGTCCAATATCCATTCTGTTCACTTATTTCGATCAAGGAACTCAATAGTACATTACCAATACCTTTGCCCATATGACTCCCACTAACATATACACTTACTTCAGCAACTCCACCATATACACAACGACTAGAGACAGGGCTTAATGCAGCCCATCCAACCACGTTTCCTTCTGAACGTGCTACTATTCGACAATCTAATGAGTGACTTTGATCCCATTCCTCCCAAGAAGGAGCTTGTTGTTGAAAAGTAGCATTGCCAGTAGCTATCCCTTCGAGATAGATTGCTTTAACTTGTTCCCAATCCTCTGATTGCATGTTGTCTATGTAAACTTTATTTTCCATGCTCACACCAACTTTCTCTTTATAAATTTTAATTTCTATTATATTAGATGATTACTATCTTCTATCATAAGTTATGTAGTTTCCTTCTACTACGACAAAAAACTCTCCTGCAACATTGGAGAGTTATCACGTACACAAGTTAGGAGGGGAGCTGTTTTCGCATATGTTGCCATCAAATGTGTTTTCATCAGCAGAGTCTCCTTGAGTTTCAATATCAAACGGAGTGTTATCTTTAAGTTTATTGAAACGGATACTGTTATTTCTTGCAAAATTTCGTATCAAAATACCAGAACCATCATCTTCAGGTCCGTTGTTACGTATAATATTAGAATCAATTACATTTCTAGAGGTTATCTCATCATCCAACGCTTCAATTTCTATTCCACTCTGACCGTTATTACAAATTAAGTTAGCAATCACGTTATTGAAATCGGCATCATCATCAAATTCAATTCCATCACCTTTATTTTTTATCGATGTATTACCAAATATCGTATTAAAACTGCGTTCATCGTCAATATCAATCCCATCAGCAAAATTTTCTTTGGCAAGACTTTTAATTAATTTGTTGCAATCACTGTCAATTTCAAACCCTTCACCTTTATTTTGAGTGCTTTCACACTTAATGATAAAATTACGATCTCCAGTAGTCTCGATTCCTTGAACAGAGTTAAGCAAAAGTAAGCAGTTAATGATTAAATTTTTTTCTCCAAAGAATTCAAATCCATTATCTCCATTAAAAGAAGATTCAACGTTAACGATTACATTGTTATTAGAAGATACATTATTCCCATTCAAATCAAATCCTTGTACCGTAAAATCTTGTAATATCGTTTGATTCGCACTTACAAGCACACCATCACCTGAAATATTTGCAGGTGTTCCAGCGATAATCGTCTTCCTAATTCCACACCCGAATATTTTCAATCGTTCTTTTGTTACTTCAAAGCCATCAAACGTACCAGCTAAGATTTGAATGCTATCACCAGCAACAGCAGCATCTATTGCAGCTTGCACCGTTGCAAATTCAGTTGGCACAACACGAATCGCCATTTTGTACACACCTTTCTTATCATTCGAAGTTACAATATTTTATGAAAGGTGGACTACGTTTGCTTGTACGTTACATAGAAATGGATGCTTATTTTGCAGAGTGTAAAAATAGAACGAAGAACCTGAAGGGTGGAAATATACCGCATTTCAGGTTCTTTTGTTAGATCATATCCTTGAATGACAATTAAGACGAACGCTTAAATAAGCGTATTATTTCTCACGAATATATGCCTCTACTTCAACTTCTAATACTAATCCTTGCCCTATGTCAACTGTGTATTGTCGTTTATTCACTGCTTGAGTGTTTGATAGCATGTTAGGGTTACTATTTGATAAATCAATATCAATGCCAATTTCAATATCGTCCATTGATGTTGTTGAAAGTGATGAACTGATAGATTCAACGTGCTCAGTCTGACTATTGTCATCCTCAACTTCAAGATGAGCAGGTTCATCTAGTTCAGTTAAGCTATCAAGATGTTCAACTGGATCATCGCCTTCTGATAATTCATCTGCAAGAAGGTCAGTTTCTATCGATGTGTCATCATCTTGAGTAGTATGTGCATCCTCAGTTGTTGCGGTCTGTTCAGTTGGAGGTGGTATATTGTCATTAGACGGAATATCGACTGTCATTTCTGTCTCATCGCTTTCACCTGTAGTAGATGGATTTTCTTCAGATTGTGGAGTTAAGTGCTCTTCCGGTGTCATGTTAGTGCCTAATTCTGAAATTGGTTGTCTGTTTTCAGGTAAGCTTGGCAGTTCGACAACGAGTTGGTTTTGCTGTTCTGACGATGAGTTAGTACCTTCATTTGCTTGGAAAAAATGTTCAGGATTATCTAATAATTGTTCATACTCGATCGAACTCCAGCCCATT harbors:
- a CDS encoding UTP--glucose-1-phosphate uridylyltransferase yields the protein MIKKAIIPAAGYGTRNLPITKVLPKEMFPIGVKPAIQYVIEEALESGIEDILLVVSRSKNLIVDYFDESLELEAFLERNNKEHLLSKMQIPKQQLYFTRQPYARGLGDAIRIGERFINNEPFAVLLPDDIIMSKGKHGLCELIDVYKKKQSSVIGLKEIEQNMLHQYGVIKGKETKSGIYKMKDIIEKPKKNPPSNLAAVGRYIFTPAIFSHLNDLQYVAGQEIQLTDAIRKLLINEKCYGKILSGKRYDIATPKDYLDIINKVHYLNNM
- a CDS encoding NAD-dependent epimerase/dehydratase family protein gives rise to the protein MKIFVTGAAGFIGSHLCEKLLENEAHSVTGIDHLIGPTSVPLKHYNVKGLNSHPRFRLIEDDLLSVDLHALLKDVDVIYHLAGIPGVRSSWGTDFDPYVANNIIATQRLLETVKDLPIKKFIYTSTSSIYGQKSGKVSEDMLPEPLSPYGVTKLAGEHLCRLYAQSNDIPVVVLRLFTVYGPRQRPDMAFHKFIRQLLTNQPITVFGDGLQSRDFTYIGDCVKGIASIMDNDDAIGRTFNIGGKERATINEMIALLEQLTGEKAIIHQEDALPGEPKHTYANISQAETILNYHPTISLKEGLVEEVAYIRNILKDVLR
- a CDS encoding glycosyltransferase family 4 protein, producing MNIAFVCTEKLPCPSVKGGAIQIMIDGITPMLKQRFSITIYSIEDASLPTSNQEDGVQYIRFPKEAYYENVANHIGEESYDLIHVFNRPKVVPLIHEASQNSCIVLSIHNDMFSQIKMSSEEAREAIRIATKITTVSEYIKRAIIERYPEALEKTQVLYSGVDFEKYPSRWSNKGTQIRSEKRSELMIDDKKVILFIGRLSKTKGPDVLIKAMKHVIEEHDDAVLVIVGGKWFSDDGMNDYVRVLYELAEPIKENVMFTSYIASEEIPSVWLAGDVFVCSSQWHEPLARVHYEAMAAGIPIITTNRGGNAEVMIDGFNGFVIDDYDEPNSYASCLNPLLHDPHLCEEVGRNGRTFAMLNYRFTHTANRLGAIYEEALCVRNQ
- a CDS encoding GNAT family N-acetyltransferase, which encodes MENKVYIDNMQSEDWEQVKAIYLEGIATGNATFQQQAPSWEEWDQSHSLDCRIVARSEGNVVGWAALSPVSSRCVYGGVAEVSVYVSGSHMGKGIGNVLLSSLIEISEQNGYWTLQSGIFPENKGSIHLHIKNGFREVGRRERIGKMDGMWRDTILFERRSPTVGMD
- a CDS encoding right-handed parallel beta-helix repeat-containing protein, whose product is MAIRVVPTEFATVQAAIDAAVAGDSIQILAGTFDGFEVTKERLKIFGCGIRKTIIAGTPANISGDGVLVSANQTILQDFTVQGFDLNGNNVSSNNNVIVNVESSFNGDNGFEFFGEKNLIINCLLLLNSVQGIETTGDRNFIIKCESTQNKGEGFEIDSDCNKLIKSLAKENFADGIDIDDERSFNTIFGNTSIKNKGDGIEFDDDADFNNVIANLICNNGQSGIEIEALDDEITSRNVIDSNIIRNNGPEDDGSGILIRNFARNNSIRFNKLKDNTPFDIETQGDSADENTFDGNICENSSPPNLCT